A region from the Actinomycetota bacterium genome encodes:
- a CDS encoding cysteine desulfurase produces the protein MLDPAIVRKDFPIFERRVHDDKPLIYLDSANTSQKPRTVIHSLTDFYERHNANIHRAVYQLAAEATELYEGARTKMAAFLGAPEGSREIVFTKSCTEAINLVAYAWGRANLREGGEIVITEMEHHSNLIPWQIAAETSGAKIVAFPITDEGFLDLDVMGDVITDRTKIVCVTGMSNVLGTINPVAKIAEAAHAVGAVVLVDGAQRTPHLATNVAELGADFYTFTGHKMCGPTGSGGLWARAELLEAMPPFLGGGEMILEVWLDRATYNEIPHKFEAGTQPFAQMVGLGAAVDYLNELGMDAIRKHEVEIVGYALQQLSQIEGLQIHGPMDPETRGGVVSFWLDDVHPHDLATIVDTEGVCVRAGHHCAQVLMRRLNVPATTRASFYVYNTNEDVDALVAAVVMARERMATGLPF, from the coding sequence ATCGTCCGCAAGGATTTCCCGATCTTCGAGCGGCGTGTGCACGACGACAAGCCGCTGATCTACCTCGACAGCGCCAACACCTCGCAGAAGCCCCGCACGGTGATCCATTCCCTGACGGATTTCTACGAGCGGCACAACGCCAACATCCATCGCGCCGTCTACCAGCTCGCCGCCGAAGCCACCGAGCTCTACGAGGGCGCCCGCACGAAGATGGCTGCGTTCCTCGGCGCGCCCGAGGGCTCGCGCGAGATCGTGTTCACGAAGTCGTGCACCGAGGCGATCAACCTCGTGGCGTACGCGTGGGGCCGCGCCAACCTGCGCGAGGGAGGCGAGATCGTCATCACCGAGATGGAGCACCACTCCAACCTCATCCCGTGGCAGATCGCGGCCGAGACCTCGGGTGCGAAGATCGTCGCGTTCCCCATCACCGACGAAGGGTTCCTCGACCTCGACGTGATGGGCGACGTCATCACCGACCGCACCAAGATCGTCTGCGTCACGGGGATGTCCAACGTGCTCGGGACGATCAATCCGGTGGCGAAGATCGCCGAGGCGGCTCACGCCGTCGGAGCGGTCGTGCTCGTCGACGGCGCGCAGCGGACCCCGCATCTGGCTACCAACGTGGCCGAGCTCGGCGCGGACTTCTACACGTTCACCGGCCACAAGATGTGCGGCCCGACCGGCTCGGGCGGTCTCTGGGCACGCGCCGAGCTCCTCGAGGCGATGCCGCCCTTCCTCGGCGGCGGAGAGATGATCCTCGAGGTGTGGCTCGACCGCGCGACCTACAACGAGATCCCGCACAAGTTCGAGGCCGGCACCCAGCCGTTCGCGCAGATGGTCGGGCTCGGGGCGGCGGTCGACTACCTCAACGAGCTCGGCATGGACGCCATCCGCAAGCACGAGGTCGAGATCGTCGGGTACGCGCTCCAGCAGCTCTCGCAGATCGAAGGGCTGCAGATCCACGGTCCGATGGATCCCGAAACGCGCGGCGGCGTCGTGTCGTTCTGGCTCGACGACGTCCATCCGCACGACCTCGCGACGATCGTCGACACCGAGGGTGTGTGCGTGCGCGCGGGCCATCACTGCGCCCAGGTGCTGATGCGCCGGCTCAACGTCCCGGCGACGACCCGAGCCTCCTTCTACGTGTACAACACGAACGAGGACGTGGATGCGCTCGTGGCCGCGGTCGTCATGGCCAGGGAACGGATGGCGACCGGGTTGCCGTTCTAG
- a CDS encoding SUF system NifU family Fe-S cluster assembly protein, translating to MSLDDLYREVILDHYRNPRNKRPLDGADIDLLHNNPLCGDEISVRVKLADGVVEDAAFEGQGCSISQASASMLTDKIKGMKIDDVEGLVLEFRGMMAGKEGADDDALGDLVALKGVVKYPVRIKCAVLAWDTLQEGVEGYRKGSGA from the coding sequence ATGTCGCTCGACGATCTGTACCGCGAGGTCATCCTCGATCACTACCGCAACCCGCGGAACAAGCGGCCGCTGGACGGCGCAGACATCGATCTGCTGCACAACAACCCACTGTGCGGAGATGAGATCTCGGTCCGGGTCAAGCTTGCCGACGGAGTCGTGGAAGACGCGGCGTTCGAGGGTCAGGGCTGTTCGATCTCGCAGGCGTCGGCGTCGATGCTCACCGACAAGATCAAGGGCATGAAGATCGACGACGTCGAGGGCCTCGTCCTCGAGTTTCGCGGGATGATGGCAGGCAAGGAAGGCGCGGACGACGACGCGCTGGGCGACCTCGTGGCGCTGAAAGGCGTCGTGAAGTACCCCGTGCGGATCAAGTGCGCCGTGCTCGCCTGGGACACGCTCCAGGAGGGTGTCGAGGGCTACCGCAAGGGCTCGGGCGCCTAA